A genomic region of Acipenser ruthenus chromosome 9, fAciRut3.2 maternal haplotype, whole genome shotgun sequence contains the following coding sequences:
- the LOC117406104 gene encoding actin remodeling regulator NHS-like isoform X3: MPFAKRNVEPQLLCRHAIPNDEGLLFEDLCTINNVSLSRTLRQLSDLAKHACSLFQELENEIIFTNKRVWVLQSKIGRIQQSAGSLDPKQEAVPVSNLDVESKLTVHYQAPWYQQRNVFHPSSRPPCVEELHRHAKQNLRALHRDQQQRQRANSQERRVTISISVAPPMPTFPSPRTLRRREHRSRHLRTERPVKDVEIQQMQRKFHSTRSSSPTQCCRLTPWSRKAVPPADQDNDVIALGHRPKCPVPNIPSTLDKQTNWSKALPLPTPDEKMRIESQVISSCIIPINVTGKFADFLGVGFDREASVRCSLVHSQSVLQRRRKLRRRKTISGIPRRVQQEIDSDESPVARDRNVIVHTNPDSSLCREELNGGSCTKDSGCQTEDILISAPSRRRIRAQRGQVIPASLSHSTGNITALPDNSDPMFTASLGSRLRSRSLPREGGRVVDEDHDSDEELSPYEAEEFLPRPERAMKDEEESTDDQTMPERQLVGLKCKQHVSNPDHNWNERGRSRLPRKADMGSCEISSSSDTFSSPIHSVSTTGVLGSQIDHKEDHQSSSGNWSGSSSTCPSQTSETIPPAASPPLTGSSHCDSELSLNIAPHASDDPTGFIIDPYQTDKVRGHRTSSFTSTVTDLLDDPIMSNASDNDWNYLHHQHGKSCHQDFSPPRSRDDDGGLECPSFTSMATYESFTDKPESEKADTSSHYSVDTEGYYTSMHFDCGFKANKSYIYNYAAMGPEYGQSINVAPGMGGYCQQDYLGHRSPGRQCLSFKKPKAKPAPPKRSSSLKKMSSGASVPDTKEPKINSGQHLPLSSREIKLQLDLASSPGHLENPTLGDEPVDPWEIANEEELTESTTFGSMDNHSFKNEGVVQSDYADLWLLNDLKSSDPYRSLSNSSTATGTTVIECIKSPESSESQTSHLGSRATTPSLPSVENEFKLVSPEKLAGLASPSSGYSSQSETPTSSFPSAFFPGPLSPTSSKRKPKVPERKSSLSSQQQQPCSRDRSASYSKDLELPIIPPTHLDLSALHSVNNKPSAHRNQMHILHQNKQKAAAAAAAAAAAAAAASSEASSSSPSTPLAITPTVLRSVQLRSVYKPNEGNQDKLRAEANTKLKCPPVTIVTPPSIIKSPESKKPYGSFRPFDSRSQESSLMLLTPGDGPSWRDVAFQDNTKYKQEKVVSEPLGAATNEPLTDSSRTADNLLLKSPLQTEVDHPGNDLLKGPDDCTGLSGNAAHPKEEEQEMIASKILFPSNSQATVYNQPSLHELATEMPLVCLTKTCSFPAPNNIAKKLDFDSCNSFDKVPVIVTYQSETSQAYTISDTSNREQEYEMTSSIPTRSASEDSREEGTTPDTDDSFSKESSPSDNSLSPLSEDTKSEDDSVFISPNRLRTTEDLFAMIHRSKRKVLGRKDSGEMGRNRLIASSASSPVTPVTPGTPTTSQRAPGPIYRSAKKSSTSNEEFKLLLLKKGSRTDSSYRMSATEILKSPIASKSPGDLSMDVPKHPEEFSPLQQPQPTADQPPPPSPKMNAEGFSPKTFPMSASSRQGRSRVPPAANSSRYSMRSRLYTTPMQAISEGETENSDGSPHDDRSSQSSS; encoded by the exons CTGTGTCGAACCTGGACGTGGAGAGCAAGCTGACAGTGCACTACCAGGCCCCGTGGTACCAGCAGCGCAATGTCTTCCACCCCTCAAGCCGACCGCCCTGCGTGGAGGAGCTGCACCGGCATGCCAAGCAGAACCTGCGAGCGCTACACCGAG ATCAGCAACAGAGACAGCGGGCAAACAGTCAGGAGCGGCGGGTGACAATCTCTATCTCAGTGGCGCCCCCGATGCCAACCTTCCCCTCACCACGCACGCTGAGAAGGCGTGAACACAGAAGCAGGCACCTACGAACG GAGAGACCAGTGAAGGATGTAGAAATCCAGCAAATGCAAAGAAAG TTCCACAGCACCCGTTCCTCCTCCCCCACTCAGTGTTGCCGCTTGACCCCCTGGAGCAGAAAG GCTGTTCCACCAGCAGACCAAGACAATGATGTCATTGCATTAGGTCACAGACCAAAATGCCCAGTACCTAATATCCCCTCGACACTGGATAAGCAGACCAACTGGTCAAAAGCGCTACCTCTACCGACCCCAGATGAGAAAATGAGAATAGAGTCACAAGTGATATCATCGTGCATTATTCCCATTAATGTCACTGGTAAATTTGCTGATTTTCTTG GGGTTGGTTTTGACAGAGAAGCCAGTGTCCGTTGTTCTCTTGTTCATTCTCAATCAGTGCTGCAGAGGAGGCGGAAGTTAAGGAGAAGAAAAACCATCTCAGGCATTCCCAGACGAGTGCAGCAAGAAATAG ATTCTGACGAATCTCCGGTGGCGAGAGACAGAAACGTTATTGTGCACACAAATCCAGACTCCTCCCTGTGCCGCGAAGAGCTGAATGGCGGTTCTTGCACAAAGGACTCAGGCTGCCAGACGGAGGATATTCTGATCTCTGCACCCTCCCGAAGACGGATCCGAGCCCAGAGAGGTCAAGTTATCCCAGCCTCCCTCTCGCACTCCACCGGCAACATCACAGCGCTGCCAGACAACTCTGATCCCATGTTTACCGCCTCGCTGGGGAGCCGTCTTCGCTCGCGCAGCCTTCCCCGTGAAGGGGGTAGAGTCGTGGATGAAGACCACGACAGTGATGAAGAGCTGTCGCCTTACGAAGCTGAGGAGTTCCTGCCAAGACCTGAAAGGGCCATGAAGGATGAGGAAGAAAGCACGGACGACCAAACTATGCCAGAGCGCCAGCTGGTCGGTCTAAAGTGCAAACAACACGTCAGCAACCCAGACCACAACTGGAATGAAAGAGGGAGGTCTAGGCTTCCCAGGAAAGCAGATATGGGAAGCTGCGAGATTTCTTCCAGCTCAGATACTTTCAGCAGCCCGATTCACTCCGTTTCCACAACAGGAGTGCTGGGAAGCCAGATAGACCACAAAGAGGATCACCAGTCCTCCAGTGGCAACTGGAGTGGAAGTAGCTCCACTTGCCCTTCGCAGACTTCAGAGACCATCCCCCCTGCTGCTTCCCCTCCCCTGACGGGATCTTCACACTGTGATTCGGAGTTGTCGCTGAATATAGCTCCCCACGCCAGCGATGACCCTACTGGCTTCATAATAGACCCTTACCAGACAGACAAAGTCAGAGGCCACAGGACGAGTTCCTTTACCTCGACAGTAACGGACCTGCTGGATGACCCCATCATGAGCAATGCGAGTGACAACGATTGGAACTACCTGCACCATCAGCATGGCAAGTCCTGCCATCAGGATTTTAGCCCTCCGCGTTCTAGGGATGATGATGGAGGCTTAGAGTGTCCGAGTTTCACAAGCATGGCCACCTATGAAAGCTTTACAGATAAGCCAGAGTCAGAGAAAGCAGACACAAGCTCCCACTACTCTGTCGACACAGAAGGCTACTATACCTCCATGCACTTTGACTGTGGTTTTAAAGCTAACAAAAGCTACATTTATAACTATGCAGCCATGGGCCCTGAATACGGCCAGAGCATAAATGTTGCACCTGGTATGGGAGGATATTGTCAGCAAGACTACCTGGGCCACAGGTCACCAGGAAGGCAGTGTCTTTCCTTTAAAAAACCAAAGGCAAAGCCAGCCCCACCAAAACGCAGCTCGTCATTGAAGAAAATGAGCAGTGGTGCAAGCGTTCCTGACACAAAAGAACCAAAGATAAACAGTGGGCAGCACCTGCCTTTGTCTTCCAGGGAAATTAAGCTGCAGCTTGACTTGGCCAGCTCCCCAGGCCATTTGGAGAACCCCACTTTAGGTGACGAGCCAGTAGACCCCTGGGAAATTGCAAATGAAGAGGAGTTGACCGAGTCCACTACATTTGGCTCAATGGATAACCATTCCTTTAAAAATGAAGGTGTTGTACAGTCTGACTATGCAGATCTCTGGCTCCTGAATGACTTGAAATCCAGTGATCCCTACCGATCATTGTCCAACTCCAGCACTGCTACTGGTACAACAGTCATTGAGTGCATCAAGTCACCAGAGAGCTCAGAATCACAGACATCCCATTTGGGATCGAGGGCCACAACGCCATCTCTTCCGTCAGtagaaaatgagtttaaactcGTCTCTCCCGAAAAGCTGGCTGGCTTGGCATCACCATCTAGTGGGTACTCTAGTCAGTCTGAAACACCAACATCTTCCTTTCCCTCAGCTTTCTTTCCAGGGCCCTTGTCTCCGACTAGCAGCAAGAGGAAGCCCAAAGTCCCAGAGAGGAAGTCTTCGCTGTcttcccagcagcagcagccttgCTCCAGAGACAGAAGTGCTTCATATAGTAAAGACCTTGAACTACCGATTATACCTCCGACCCATCTCGACCTAAGTGCTCTTCACAGTGTTAACAACAAGCCTTCAGCTCACAGAAACCAGATGCACATACTCCATCAAAACAAGcagaaagctgcagcagcagcggcagcagcagcagctgcagcggCAGCAGCGTCTTCTGAAGCATCGAGCTCCAGCCCGTCAACTCCTCTCGCCATCACCCCCACTGTGCTCCGATCAGTCCAGCTGCGGTCTGTCTACAAGCCCAATGAGGGCAACCAAGACAAGCTCAGAGCTGAGGCTAACACAAAACTGAAATGCCCTCCTGTGACAATCGTCACCCCGCCCAGCATAATCAAGTCGCCTGAATCAAAGAAACCGTATGGGTCCTTCCGACCCTTTGATTCCCGTTCTCAGGAGTCCTCTCTAATGCTGTTAACCCCAGGAGATGGACCCTCATGGAGGGATGTAGCATTTCAGGACAACACTAAATATAAGCAAGAGAAAGTAGTGTCTGAACCCTTAGGGGCAGCAACAAATGAACCCCTTACAGACTCGTCACGCACGGCAGACAATCTGTTACTGAAGTCGCCATTACAGACTGAGGTTGATCATCCAGGGAATGATCTTCTGAAGGGCCCAGATGACTGCACAGGGCTGTCTGGGAATGCAGCACACCCCAAAGAAGAAGAACAAGAGATGATCGCTTCAAAGATCCTGTTTCCTAGTAACAGCCAGGCAACAGTGTACAACCAGCCATCATTACATGAGCTGGCCACTGAAATGCCATTAGTGTGTCTGACGAAAACTTGTTCGTTTCCTGCTCCCAACAATATAGCGAAGAAGCTTGACTTTGATTCTTGCAACAGTTTTGACAAAGTGCCTGTAATTGTAACTTATCAATCAGAAACATCTCAAGCTTACACAATCAGTGATACAAGTAATAGAGAACAGGAATATGAAATGACATCAAGTATTCCTACCAGAAGTGCCTCAGAGGACAGCAGGGAAGAGGGGACAACGCCGGACACTGATGATTCATTCAGCAAAG AATCTTCTCCAAGTGACAACTCACTTTCTCCACTGAGTGAAGATACAAAGTCTGAGGATGATAGTGTTTTTATATCTCCTAACAGACTACGAACCACAGAAGATCTTTTTGCCATGATTCACAG aTCCAAAAGGAAAGTGCTGGGAAGGAAGGACTCTGGAGAGATGGGCCGAAACCGACTGATCGCTTCATCGGCCAGTTCACCGGTTACCCCGGTTACGCCGGGCACCCCCACCACCTCCCAGAGAGCACCAGGACCCATTTACAGGAGTGCCAAAAAAAGCAGCACCTCCAACGAGGAGTTCaaactgctgctgctgaagaAGGGCAGCCGCACAGACTCCAGCTACAGGATGTCAGCCACAGAGATCCTGAAAAGCCCCATCGCATCCAAGTCCCCCGGCGACCTGAGCATGGATGTACCCAAACATCCAGAGGAGTTTTCTCCTCTCCAGCAGCCCCAGCCAACAGCCGATCAGCCACCCCCCCCATCACCGAAAATGAACGCAGAAGGATTCTCCCCCAAAACCTTTCCCATGTCTGCTTCCTCCAGGCAGGGCCGTTCCCGAGTGCCCCCTGCAGCTAACAGCAGCCGCTACAGCATGCGCAGCCGGCTCTACACCACGCCGATGCAGGCCATCTCTGAGGGGGAGACAGAAAATTCAGATGGTAGTCCTCACGATGACAGGTCCTCTCAGAGTTCCTcatag
- the LOC117406104 gene encoding actin remodeling regulator NHS-like isoform X4 has translation MPFAKRNVEPQLLCRHAIPNDEGLLFEDLCTINNVSLSRTLRQLSDLAKHACSLFQELENEIIFTNKRVWVLQSKIGRIQQSAGSLDPKQEAVPVSNLDVESKLTVHYQAPWYQQRNVFHPSSRPPCVEELHRHAKQNLRALHRDQQQRQRANSQERRVTISISVAPPMPTFPSPRTLRRREHRSRHLRTERPVKDVEIQQMQRKFHSTRSSSPTQCCRLTPWSRKAVPPADQDNDVIALGHRPKCPVPNIPSTLDKQTNWSKALPLPTPDEKMRIESQVISSCIIPINVTGVGFDREASVRCSLVHSQSVLQRRRKLRRRKTISGIPRRVQQEIDSDESPVARDRNVIVHTNPDSSLCREELNGGSCTKDSGCQTEDILISAPSRRRIRAQRGQVIPASLSHSTGNITALPDNSDPMFTASLGSRLRSRSLPREGGRVVDEDHDSDEELSPYEAEEFLPRPERAMKDEEESTDDQTMPERQLVGLKCKQHVSNPDHNWNERGRSRLPRKADMGSCEISSSSDTFSSPIHSVSTTGVLGSQIDHKEDHQSSSGNWSGSSSTCPSQTSETIPPAASPPLTGSSHCDSELSLNIAPHASDDPTGFIIDPYQTDKVRGHRTSSFTSTVTDLLDDPIMSNASDNDWNYLHHQHGKSCHQDFSPPRSRDDDGGLECPSFTSMATYESFTDKPESEKADTSSHYSVDTEGYYTSMHFDCGFKANKSYIYNYAAMGPEYGQSINVAPGMGGYCQQDYLGHRSPGRQCLSFKKPKAKPAPPKRSSSLKKMSSGASVPDTKEPKINSGQHLPLSSREIKLQLDLASSPGHLENPTLGDEPVDPWEIANEEELTESTTFGSMDNHSFKNEGVVQSDYADLWLLNDLKSSDPYRSLSNSSTATGTTVIECIKSPESSESQTSHLGSRATTPSLPSVENEFKLVSPEKLAGLASPSSGYSSQSETPTSSFPSAFFPGPLSPTSSKRKPKVPERKSSLSSQQQQPCSRDRSASYSKDLELPIIPPTHLDLSALHSVNNKPSAHRNQMHILHQNKQKAAAAAAAAAAAAAAASSEASSSSPSTPLAITPTVLRSVQLRSVYKPNEGNQDKLRAEANTKLKCPPVTIVTPPSIIKSPESKKPYGSFRPFDSRSQESSLMLLTPGDGPSWRDVAFQDNTKYKQEKVVSEPLGAATNEPLTDSSRTADNLLLKSPLQTEVDHPGNDLLKGPDDCTGLSGNAAHPKEEEQEMIASKILFPSNSQATVYNQPSLHELATEMPLVCLTKTCSFPAPNNIAKKLDFDSCNSFDKVPVIVTYQSETSQAYTISDTSNREQEYEMTSSIPTRSASEDSREEGTTPDTDDSFSKESSPSDNSLSPLSEDTKSEDDSVFISPNRLRTTEDLFAMIHRSKRKVLGRKDSGEMGRNRLIASSASSPVTPVTPGTPTTSQRAPGPIYRSAKKSSTSNEEFKLLLLKKGSRTDSSYRMSATEILKSPIASKSPGDLSMDVPKHPEEFSPLQQPQPTADQPPPPSPKMNAEGFSPKTFPMSASSRQGRSRVPPAANSSRYSMRSRLYTTPMQAISEGETENSDGSPHDDRSSQSSS, from the exons CTGTGTCGAACCTGGACGTGGAGAGCAAGCTGACAGTGCACTACCAGGCCCCGTGGTACCAGCAGCGCAATGTCTTCCACCCCTCAAGCCGACCGCCCTGCGTGGAGGAGCTGCACCGGCATGCCAAGCAGAACCTGCGAGCGCTACACCGAG ATCAGCAACAGAGACAGCGGGCAAACAGTCAGGAGCGGCGGGTGACAATCTCTATCTCAGTGGCGCCCCCGATGCCAACCTTCCCCTCACCACGCACGCTGAGAAGGCGTGAACACAGAAGCAGGCACCTACGAACG GAGAGACCAGTGAAGGATGTAGAAATCCAGCAAATGCAAAGAAAG TTCCACAGCACCCGTTCCTCCTCCCCCACTCAGTGTTGCCGCTTGACCCCCTGGAGCAGAAAG GCTGTTCCACCAGCAGACCAAGACAATGATGTCATTGCATTAGGTCACAGACCAAAATGCCCAGTACCTAATATCCCCTCGACACTGGATAAGCAGACCAACTGGTCAAAAGCGCTACCTCTACCGACCCCAGATGAGAAAATGAGAATAGAGTCACAAGTGATATCATCGTGCATTATTCCCATTAATGTCACTG GGGTTGGTTTTGACAGAGAAGCCAGTGTCCGTTGTTCTCTTGTTCATTCTCAATCAGTGCTGCAGAGGAGGCGGAAGTTAAGGAGAAGAAAAACCATCTCAGGCATTCCCAGACGAGTGCAGCAAGAAATAG ATTCTGACGAATCTCCGGTGGCGAGAGACAGAAACGTTATTGTGCACACAAATCCAGACTCCTCCCTGTGCCGCGAAGAGCTGAATGGCGGTTCTTGCACAAAGGACTCAGGCTGCCAGACGGAGGATATTCTGATCTCTGCACCCTCCCGAAGACGGATCCGAGCCCAGAGAGGTCAAGTTATCCCAGCCTCCCTCTCGCACTCCACCGGCAACATCACAGCGCTGCCAGACAACTCTGATCCCATGTTTACCGCCTCGCTGGGGAGCCGTCTTCGCTCGCGCAGCCTTCCCCGTGAAGGGGGTAGAGTCGTGGATGAAGACCACGACAGTGATGAAGAGCTGTCGCCTTACGAAGCTGAGGAGTTCCTGCCAAGACCTGAAAGGGCCATGAAGGATGAGGAAGAAAGCACGGACGACCAAACTATGCCAGAGCGCCAGCTGGTCGGTCTAAAGTGCAAACAACACGTCAGCAACCCAGACCACAACTGGAATGAAAGAGGGAGGTCTAGGCTTCCCAGGAAAGCAGATATGGGAAGCTGCGAGATTTCTTCCAGCTCAGATACTTTCAGCAGCCCGATTCACTCCGTTTCCACAACAGGAGTGCTGGGAAGCCAGATAGACCACAAAGAGGATCACCAGTCCTCCAGTGGCAACTGGAGTGGAAGTAGCTCCACTTGCCCTTCGCAGACTTCAGAGACCATCCCCCCTGCTGCTTCCCCTCCCCTGACGGGATCTTCACACTGTGATTCGGAGTTGTCGCTGAATATAGCTCCCCACGCCAGCGATGACCCTACTGGCTTCATAATAGACCCTTACCAGACAGACAAAGTCAGAGGCCACAGGACGAGTTCCTTTACCTCGACAGTAACGGACCTGCTGGATGACCCCATCATGAGCAATGCGAGTGACAACGATTGGAACTACCTGCACCATCAGCATGGCAAGTCCTGCCATCAGGATTTTAGCCCTCCGCGTTCTAGGGATGATGATGGAGGCTTAGAGTGTCCGAGTTTCACAAGCATGGCCACCTATGAAAGCTTTACAGATAAGCCAGAGTCAGAGAAAGCAGACACAAGCTCCCACTACTCTGTCGACACAGAAGGCTACTATACCTCCATGCACTTTGACTGTGGTTTTAAAGCTAACAAAAGCTACATTTATAACTATGCAGCCATGGGCCCTGAATACGGCCAGAGCATAAATGTTGCACCTGGTATGGGAGGATATTGTCAGCAAGACTACCTGGGCCACAGGTCACCAGGAAGGCAGTGTCTTTCCTTTAAAAAACCAAAGGCAAAGCCAGCCCCACCAAAACGCAGCTCGTCATTGAAGAAAATGAGCAGTGGTGCAAGCGTTCCTGACACAAAAGAACCAAAGATAAACAGTGGGCAGCACCTGCCTTTGTCTTCCAGGGAAATTAAGCTGCAGCTTGACTTGGCCAGCTCCCCAGGCCATTTGGAGAACCCCACTTTAGGTGACGAGCCAGTAGACCCCTGGGAAATTGCAAATGAAGAGGAGTTGACCGAGTCCACTACATTTGGCTCAATGGATAACCATTCCTTTAAAAATGAAGGTGTTGTACAGTCTGACTATGCAGATCTCTGGCTCCTGAATGACTTGAAATCCAGTGATCCCTACCGATCATTGTCCAACTCCAGCACTGCTACTGGTACAACAGTCATTGAGTGCATCAAGTCACCAGAGAGCTCAGAATCACAGACATCCCATTTGGGATCGAGGGCCACAACGCCATCTCTTCCGTCAGtagaaaatgagtttaaactcGTCTCTCCCGAAAAGCTGGCTGGCTTGGCATCACCATCTAGTGGGTACTCTAGTCAGTCTGAAACACCAACATCTTCCTTTCCCTCAGCTTTCTTTCCAGGGCCCTTGTCTCCGACTAGCAGCAAGAGGAAGCCCAAAGTCCCAGAGAGGAAGTCTTCGCTGTcttcccagcagcagcagccttgCTCCAGAGACAGAAGTGCTTCATATAGTAAAGACCTTGAACTACCGATTATACCTCCGACCCATCTCGACCTAAGTGCTCTTCACAGTGTTAACAACAAGCCTTCAGCTCACAGAAACCAGATGCACATACTCCATCAAAACAAGcagaaagctgcagcagcagcggcagcagcagcagctgcagcggCAGCAGCGTCTTCTGAAGCATCGAGCTCCAGCCCGTCAACTCCTCTCGCCATCACCCCCACTGTGCTCCGATCAGTCCAGCTGCGGTCTGTCTACAAGCCCAATGAGGGCAACCAAGACAAGCTCAGAGCTGAGGCTAACACAAAACTGAAATGCCCTCCTGTGACAATCGTCACCCCGCCCAGCATAATCAAGTCGCCTGAATCAAAGAAACCGTATGGGTCCTTCCGACCCTTTGATTCCCGTTCTCAGGAGTCCTCTCTAATGCTGTTAACCCCAGGAGATGGACCCTCATGGAGGGATGTAGCATTTCAGGACAACACTAAATATAAGCAAGAGAAAGTAGTGTCTGAACCCTTAGGGGCAGCAACAAATGAACCCCTTACAGACTCGTCACGCACGGCAGACAATCTGTTACTGAAGTCGCCATTACAGACTGAGGTTGATCATCCAGGGAATGATCTTCTGAAGGGCCCAGATGACTGCACAGGGCTGTCTGGGAATGCAGCACACCCCAAAGAAGAAGAACAAGAGATGATCGCTTCAAAGATCCTGTTTCCTAGTAACAGCCAGGCAACAGTGTACAACCAGCCATCATTACATGAGCTGGCCACTGAAATGCCATTAGTGTGTCTGACGAAAACTTGTTCGTTTCCTGCTCCCAACAATATAGCGAAGAAGCTTGACTTTGATTCTTGCAACAGTTTTGACAAAGTGCCTGTAATTGTAACTTATCAATCAGAAACATCTCAAGCTTACACAATCAGTGATACAAGTAATAGAGAACAGGAATATGAAATGACATCAAGTATTCCTACCAGAAGTGCCTCAGAGGACAGCAGGGAAGAGGGGACAACGCCGGACACTGATGATTCATTCAGCAAAG AATCTTCTCCAAGTGACAACTCACTTTCTCCACTGAGTGAAGATACAAAGTCTGAGGATGATAGTGTTTTTATATCTCCTAACAGACTACGAACCACAGAAGATCTTTTTGCCATGATTCACAG aTCCAAAAGGAAAGTGCTGGGAAGGAAGGACTCTGGAGAGATGGGCCGAAACCGACTGATCGCTTCATCGGCCAGTTCACCGGTTACCCCGGTTACGCCGGGCACCCCCACCACCTCCCAGAGAGCACCAGGACCCATTTACAGGAGTGCCAAAAAAAGCAGCACCTCCAACGAGGAGTTCaaactgctgctgctgaagaAGGGCAGCCGCACAGACTCCAGCTACAGGATGTCAGCCACAGAGATCCTGAAAAGCCCCATCGCATCCAAGTCCCCCGGCGACCTGAGCATGGATGTACCCAAACATCCAGAGGAGTTTTCTCCTCTCCAGCAGCCCCAGCCAACAGCCGATCAGCCACCCCCCCCATCACCGAAAATGAACGCAGAAGGATTCTCCCCCAAAACCTTTCCCATGTCTGCTTCCTCCAGGCAGGGCCGTTCCCGAGTGCCCCCTGCAGCTAACAGCAGCCGCTACAGCATGCGCAGCCGGCTCTACACCACGCCGATGCAGGCCATCTCTGAGGGGGAGACAGAAAATTCAGATGGTAGTCCTCACGATGACAGGTCCTCTCAGAGTTCCTcatag